In one window of Pseudobdellovibrionaceae bacterium DNA:
- the fliQ gene encoding flagellar biosynthesis protein FliQ produces MNEELILKLGIDTLKTTAMLATPMLAAALVIGLIVSVLQAITQINEATLTFIPKMAVVALVFVIAAPWMMDVMSRFTIELIENIAIFVRE; encoded by the coding sequence ATGAATGAAGAACTGATTTTAAAACTGGGCATTGATACTCTAAAGACCACAGCCATGTTGGCGACACCGATGCTCGCTGCAGCTCTGGTCATAGGTTTAATTGTCAGCGTTTTGCAGGCCATCACTCAAATTAACGAAGCGACTTTGACCTTTATCCCAAAGATGGCGGTGGTGGCGTTAGTGTTTGTTATTGCAGCACCTTGGATGATGGATGTGATGAGCCGGTTTACCATTGAGTTAATTGAGAATATTGCGATTTTTGTGAGGGAATAG
- a CDS encoding flagellar biosynthesis protein FlhF: MQVKKFEAKSMKEALDLVKSHMGPEAIILSAREHSKSFGIGGSQSVEVTAAVSDQVLQKKRMAETKLSEKERARYVSSSARVQKQYIEKVFDNYRTEADRKPVTSVPYIDIGDDHQESSSQSAIEAHSAFSGLPWLERQSDRTMLDGSGGDVARGRIRSATLDAVKAVQRMVGREEERAQVSPRNSDEKDRTIERLQRELWQLQGLIERFQRVPQTFTSAHPGADFGLPYELSFMFEKLTSAGLSGENAAEILKKARESLPIEQLKKKPFVDAWVVKYFLDNTLITPNRTQGRFHVFVGTTGQGKTSSLVKFASDLVIREKKTVAIVTADTFKVGASEQLKIFAQILNIPFAEVRKKSDWDVLKARLAQDYILVDMPGLNLRDKRQLDFLIELMPPSSFAPRVHYVQSLLAKDQDIYEVASRYKFVPFDDVIFTRLDESTQHGAIYNFQRKFNVPLHSFGIGSNVPEDFEPATKERVVDLIFKLSKLRKDSPL; this comes from the coding sequence ATGCAAGTTAAGAAATTTGAAGCTAAATCAATGAAAGAAGCGCTCGATCTTGTGAAATCCCACATGGGACCAGAGGCGATTATTCTCTCGGCCAGAGAACACTCCAAGAGTTTTGGCATCGGTGGATCGCAAAGTGTTGAAGTGACGGCTGCGGTATCTGACCAGGTTTTGCAGAAAAAGCGAATGGCAGAAACTAAATTGTCTGAAAAAGAAAGAGCCCGATATGTTTCAAGCTCGGCGCGTGTTCAGAAGCAATACATAGAAAAAGTATTCGATAACTATCGAACAGAGGCAGACAGAAAGCCCGTGACCTCAGTGCCCTATATAGACATCGGTGATGATCATCAAGAGAGCAGTTCTCAATCCGCCATTGAAGCCCACTCGGCTTTTTCGGGCTTGCCGTGGTTGGAGCGGCAGTCTGACCGCACAATGCTTGACGGTTCAGGTGGAGACGTTGCGCGAGGTCGTATTCGTTCTGCTACATTGGATGCCGTGAAAGCCGTTCAAAGAATGGTGGGGCGAGAAGAAGAAAGGGCGCAGGTTTCGCCAAGAAACAGCGACGAAAAAGATCGAACGATTGAGCGATTGCAGAGAGAGTTGTGGCAGTTGCAGGGGTTGATTGAACGGTTTCAACGGGTGCCACAGACTTTTACCAGCGCCCATCCGGGCGCAGATTTTGGCTTGCCTTATGAGCTGAGTTTTATGTTTGAAAAACTCACATCGGCGGGCTTGTCAGGCGAGAACGCGGCTGAAATCTTAAAGAAAGCCCGTGAGTCATTGCCCATAGAGCAACTTAAGAAAAAGCCATTTGTGGATGCTTGGGTGGTTAAGTATTTTCTAGACAACACTCTGATCACGCCAAATAGAACACAAGGCCGGTTTCATGTGTTTGTTGGAACCACCGGCCAGGGCAAAACAAGTAGCTTGGTGAAGTTTGCCAGCGATTTAGTCATTCGCGAGAAAAAGACGGTAGCCATAGTGACGGCCGACACCTTCAAGGTGGGTGCATCAGAACAGCTAAAGATCTTTGCGCAGATCTTGAATATCCCCTTTGCTGAGGTTCGAAAAAAATCGGATTGGGACGTGTTAAAGGCCCGGCTGGCTCAAGATTATATTTTGGTGGATATGCCAGGATTAAATCTTCGAGACAAAAGGCAGCTGGATTTTCTTATTGAACTAATGCCGCCGTCGTCATTTGCTCCTCGGGTTCACTACGTGCAGTCACTGTTGGCAAAGGATCAGGATATCTATGAGGTGGCCAGTCGCTATAAGTTTGTTCCGTTTGATGACGTGATATTCACTCGATTGGATGAGTCGACTCAACATGGCGCCATCTACAATTTTCAAAGAAAATTTAATGTGCCCCTTCATTCTTTTGGAATTGGCTCAAATGTGCCTGAAGACTTCGAGCCCGCAACTAAAGAACGAGTCGTGGATTTGATATTTAAGTTAAGCAAACTGAGAAAGGACAGCCCTTTATGA
- a CDS encoding RNA polymerase factor sigma-32, whose product MSPQKKIGKKDKTPKAEEIEVIDPEVILADEFTEAKTDDSKALAATDPTARYLAEVRRYPLLSKEEENRLAVKYYETGDSKAAEALVTANLRFVVKVAAEYSKFGARLIDLIQEGNLGLMHAVKEFNPYKGVRLITYAVWWIRGYIQEYLMRQYSMVRIGTTASQRKLFYQLQKSREELEKLGYEEAVKKLSSKLDVSEKDVRMMTKRMSGRDVSLDAPLRSDSNSTFLDLQDDSGQESIDDHLAHQQELVILEENIEAVRPTLNEREEELLDKRLLADNPLTLQEIADQYGVTREAVRQMEARVIKKIREKMDTSTNSEM is encoded by the coding sequence ATGAGCCCGCAAAAAAAGATTGGCAAAAAAGATAAGACTCCCAAGGCCGAAGAAATTGAAGTGATAGATCCGGAAGTGATTTTGGCCGATGAATTCACAGAGGCCAAAACAGACGATTCGAAAGCCTTAGCGGCCACTGATCCTACGGCAAGATATTTGGCAGAAGTCCGCCGCTATCCTCTTTTGTCTAAAGAAGAAGAAAATCGACTGGCCGTAAAATATTATGAAACTGGTGATTCAAAAGCGGCCGAAGCCCTGGTCACTGCTAATTTGCGCTTTGTGGTTAAAGTGGCTGCTGAGTATTCAAAGTTTGGGGCCCGCCTGATTGACCTTATTCAAGAGGGTAACCTTGGGCTCATGCACGCGGTTAAAGAATTTAACCCCTACAAAGGTGTGCGATTGATCACCTATGCAGTGTGGTGGATTCGTGGCTACATTCAAGAGTACTTAATGCGCCAATACTCCATGGTCCGCATTGGGACCACCGCCTCCCAAAGAAAACTCTTTTACCAATTGCAGAAAAGCCGCGAAGAACTGGAAAAACTCGGTTACGAAGAAGCCGTAAAAAAACTCAGCAGCAAGTTGGACGTATCTGAAAAAGATGTACGAATGATGACAAAACGAATGTCGGGCCGCGATGTCAGCCTTGATGCGCCTTTGAGGTCTGATAGCAATAGCACTTTTTTAGACCTGCAAGATGACTCAGGCCAAGAGTCCATCGACGACCATCTTGCCCATCAACAAGAGTTGGTCATATTAGAAGAAAACATTGAGGCCGTTCGCCCCACACTCAATGAACGAGAAGAGGAGCTTCTCGATAAACGTCTTTTGGCAGACAACCCACTCACGCTGCAAGAAATAGCCGATCAATATGGAGTGACTCGCGAAGCCGTTCGGCAAATGGAAGCTCGAGTGATTAAAAAGATTCGCGAAAAAATGGACACATCAACAAATTCTGAGATGTGA
- the flhA gene encoding flagellar biosynthesis protein FlhA, with translation MEGVYQFLKRFEGLTKNADLFVAVGLISILGVMLIPLPAIILDLSLTISLTIALLILLVAIYTKKPLDFSVFPSLLLMTTLFRLSLNVASTRLILAEGHSGVDAVGQVIKAFGSFVVGNNYVIGFIVFVILVVINFVVITKGSGRVAEVAARFTLDAMPGKQMSIDADLNSGLITEQEARNRRREIEKEADFYGAMDGASKFVRGDAIAGIIITLVNIIGGLLVGVLQKGLDISTAAQNYTMLTIGDGLVSQIPALIISTAAGTVVTRSTSDRHMGQEMAGQLFLNPRAVAIVGAIIGLLGMVPGLPKTPFFLISIIMGGVAWVIHRSQIEEREAKEQREVAEANTPKKDNVENLLPLDLVELEVGYGLINVVESEHSGDLLERIVSIRKQFALDLGIVVPSIHIRDNLQLEPGEYRIMIKGNRVAGGHLRADHYLAMDPGNVSQIIDGTPTKEPAFGLDALWISKSQREKAEVAGYTVVDLPTVMATHITEVIRAHAFELLGRQEADVLIENFKKSYPKVVDELIPDLLPFGTVVKVLQNLLKEQVSIRDLLTVFETLADDSTRTKDPEALTEYVRRALARSISSRFMDDQGTVHVLSLGPYIEEQIANSLIQTEQGIQLVMDPHTANDMIMQISSTIESHPEIAGQPVLMTSPTARRHIAKLTHRFIPQLTVLAHTELASDVNVTSVGLVELSHAS, from the coding sequence ATGGAAGGCGTGTACCAGTTTCTAAAAAGATTTGAGGGCCTCACAAAGAACGCCGATCTCTTTGTCGCGGTGGGGTTAATCTCTATTCTGGGCGTCATGCTTATACCGCTTCCAGCGATCATATTGGATCTATCCCTAACGATTTCATTGACCATTGCCTTATTAATACTTTTGGTGGCAATTTATACTAAAAAACCACTCGATTTTAGTGTGTTCCCAAGTTTGTTGTTGATGACTACTTTGTTTAGGCTGTCGCTGAACGTAGCATCAACAAGATTGATCTTGGCCGAAGGTCATTCGGGCGTCGATGCGGTTGGCCAGGTGATTAAGGCTTTTGGTAGTTTTGTGGTTGGAAACAACTACGTGATTGGTTTTATTGTGTTTGTCATTCTTGTGGTGATTAACTTTGTGGTGATCACCAAAGGTTCTGGGCGCGTGGCTGAAGTGGCAGCGCGATTCACGTTGGATGCGATGCCTGGTAAGCAAATGTCTATTGATGCTGATTTGAACTCTGGCTTAATAACGGAACAAGAAGCTCGAAATCGGCGGCGCGAAATTGAAAAAGAAGCCGACTTTTATGGAGCCATGGATGGTGCCAGTAAGTTCGTTCGCGGTGACGCCATCGCCGGCATTATTATTACATTAGTGAACATCATTGGCGGTCTTCTTGTCGGCGTGTTGCAAAAGGGTCTTGATATCTCAACGGCCGCTCAAAATTACACCATGTTGACCATAGGTGATGGGCTTGTCAGTCAGATACCGGCACTCATTATATCCACTGCCGCAGGTACTGTCGTAACTCGGAGCACTTCTGACCGGCACATGGGGCAAGAAATGGCCGGCCAGTTATTCTTGAACCCGAGAGCTGTAGCCATTGTGGGTGCGATCATCGGCCTTTTGGGGATGGTGCCAGGGCTTCCGAAAACGCCTTTCTTTCTTATATCGATCATCATGGGTGGCGTGGCGTGGGTGATTCATCGGTCACAAATTGAAGAACGAGAAGCCAAAGAACAACGTGAAGTGGCAGAAGCCAACACGCCGAAGAAAGACAATGTCGAAAACCTACTTCCTTTAGATTTGGTTGAACTGGAAGTGGGCTATGGTCTGATCAACGTTGTTGAATCAGAACACTCTGGCGATCTGCTTGAGAGAATTGTGAGCATCCGTAAGCAATTTGCTCTAGATCTCGGTATAGTGGTGCCTAGCATTCATATTAGAGACAATCTTCAGTTAGAGCCCGGCGAGTACAGAATAATGATAAAAGGCAACCGAGTGGCGGGCGGTCATTTGCGTGCGGATCACTACCTGGCAATGGACCCTGGAAATGTCTCGCAAATAATTGATGGCACGCCAACTAAAGAACCCGCGTTCGGACTGGATGCTTTGTGGATTTCTAAGAGTCAAAGAGAAAAAGCTGAAGTGGCGGGGTACACCGTGGTCGATCTGCCCACGGTGATGGCCACTCACATCACAGAGGTCATTCGAGCCCATGCCTTTGAGCTTTTGGGTCGTCAAGAAGCTGATGTGCTCATTGAAAACTTCAAAAAGTCTTATCCAAAAGTGGTGGACGAGCTCATACCTGATCTTCTGCCCTTTGGAACAGTGGTTAAAGTGTTGCAGAACCTGTTAAAGGAACAGGTTTCAATCAGGGATTTGCTCACAGTATTTGAGACTCTGGCCGATGATTCCACCCGCACAAAAGATCCCGAGGCCTTGACCGAATATGTTCGTCGGGCTCTGGCAAGAAGCATTTCATCTAGGTTTATGGATGACCAGGGAACAGTACATGTATTGTCTTTGGGGCCCTACATTGAAGAGCAGATTGCCAATTCATTAATTCAAACAGAACAAGGCATTCAATTGGTGATGGACCCTCATACGGCAAACGACATGATCATGCAGATATCAAGCACTATTGAAAGTCATCCTGAAATAGCGGGGCAACCGGTATTGATGACAAGCCCGACTGCCCGGCGCCATATTGCCAAGCTCACCCATCGCTTTATCCCACAACTAACAGTTTTAGCTCACACCGAACTTGCCTCTGATGTGAACGTAACTTCCGTGGGCCTTGTGGAGTTAAGCCATGCAAGTTAA
- the fliR gene encoding flagellar biosynthetic protein FliR: MASVYQFSQTEILAFFLVLMRISAFVVAWPVFGMGQMPNLTKVLFALVVAFVVFPVVGWGHVTQDLQSGLIVWMTIREVFIGLAFGFLARIFFFVASIGGQLASVSMGISSAQLFSPATGESTSALEKVQVILATIFFLTIDGHLIFLSGLVDSYQLLPLSVSGVDVAVFGTFGQLLGEVMLIGVKVAAPVMIAVLFMNLTMAVIGRAVPQINVLITSLPVNILVGFLILILAMPLMVWQMGDILEYSVDRVFSVLKAM, from the coding sequence GTGGCTTCAGTTTATCAATTTTCACAGACAGAGATTCTCGCATTTTTTCTTGTGTTGATGAGAATATCTGCATTTGTGGTGGCGTGGCCCGTATTTGGTATGGGCCAAATGCCGAACTTAACAAAAGTACTTTTCGCTTTGGTTGTAGCGTTCGTCGTGTTTCCGGTCGTTGGATGGGGGCATGTCACACAAGATCTGCAGTCTGGATTGATTGTGTGGATGACTATACGAGAAGTTTTTATCGGTCTGGCTTTTGGTTTTTTAGCGAGGATCTTTTTCTTCGTGGCAAGCATCGGTGGTCAGCTGGCCAGTGTTTCAATGGGCATATCAAGTGCTCAGCTTTTTAGTCCGGCTACGGGTGAGTCGACAAGTGCGCTTGAGAAAGTTCAAGTGATACTGGCCACTATATTTTTTCTCACAATTGACGGGCATCTTATTTTTTTGAGCGGACTTGTGGACAGCTACCAACTTTTGCCCTTGTCGGTGTCGGGCGTGGACGTGGCCGTTTTTGGTACATTTGGACAGTTACTTGGAGAGGTCATGTTAATTGGGGTGAAAGTGGCCGCGCCTGTGATGATTGCCGTTTTGTTTATGAACCTGACCATGGCGGTCATTGGGCGGGCTGTGCCTCAGATCAACGTATTAATTACGAGTCTGCCTGTGAATATACTTGTTGGTTTTTTGATTTTAATTTTGGCAATGCCGCTGATGGTGTGGCAGATGGGCGATATTCTAGAGTATTCAGTGGATCGAGTATTTTCAGTATTAAAAGCGATGTAA
- the fliP gene encoding flagellar type III secretion system pore protein FliP (The bacterial flagellar biogenesis protein FliP forms a type III secretion system (T3SS)-type pore required for flagellar assembly.), which translates to MIAKFPVWLKILFVVAGSILVAGAAHAQGLTLPNVNLGFKTTENPQDTVNAIKVIIMLTVLTLAPAILIMMTSFTRIVIVLSFVRQALGTQQMPPNQLLVGLALFITLFVMSPFLSEINNAAVQPYLEGTIGQEEALEKGLAPLRTFMFAQTRDTDLAMFLKMSKSEQPKTRADVGTQVLIPAFVVSELKTAFQIGFIIYLPFLVIDMVTASVLMAMGMMMLPPVIISLPFKIMLFVFVDGWALIVGSLVKSFG; encoded by the coding sequence ATGATAGCAAAGTTCCCTGTGTGGTTGAAAATTTTATTTGTTGTGGCTGGCTCCATCTTGGTTGCCGGTGCCGCTCACGCACAGGGTTTGACTTTACCTAATGTCAACCTGGGTTTTAAAACTACAGAAAACCCTCAAGACACCGTCAATGCCATAAAAGTCATTATTATGCTGACCGTGTTGACGCTAGCACCAGCTATTTTGATAATGATGACAAGTTTTACGCGCATTGTGATTGTTTTATCATTTGTCCGCCAAGCGTTGGGTACGCAACAAATGCCACCGAATCAATTGCTGGTAGGATTGGCACTGTTTATCACTCTGTTTGTAATGTCTCCTTTTCTTTCTGAAATAAATAATGCAGCTGTGCAACCGTATTTAGAGGGAACTATTGGCCAGGAAGAGGCCCTTGAAAAAGGATTGGCACCGCTTCGAACATTTATGTTTGCCCAAACCAGAGATACAGATCTAGCTATGTTTTTGAAAATGTCAAAATCCGAACAGCCGAAAACGCGAGCCGACGTGGGTACGCAGGTTTTGATTCCAGCCTTCGTAGTGTCCGAGCTGAAGACGGCCTTTCAGATTGGATTTATAATTTATCTTCCGTTTTTGGTAATTGATATGGTTACAGCAAGCGTACTCATGGCAATGGGTATGATGATGCTTCCCCCAGTGATCATTTCGTTGCCGTTTAAGATTATGCTGTTTGTTTTTGTTGATGGCTGGGCGTTGATTGTTGGATCTCTCGTGAAGAGTTTTGGGTGA
- a CDS encoding MinD/ParA family protein yields MSHRIGHQPSTKTISITSGKGGVGKSTLVANLGQYLGKKGHRVLLLDGDLGMSNLDIMYNVATAFSVEHVISGRKFLEDIVVEVAPNVSLIPGGSGVFGLSDLNIMEKRLLMEQVSRLEQHFDYMLIDTAPGIADSVLYLNAAAQETLVIITPDPSSVTDAYALIKVLHQRYRENRFSIVCNMVQDQQEANRLYQRFSDVVSQFLCVSLDLVGFVPLDQELRRATKSQQLIIEKSPQASAAVAIRNVGEKLRVFKDIEHTKGGMQFFWEQIVGVA; encoded by the coding sequence ATGAGTCACAGAATAGGCCATCAACCCTCTACCAAAACCATCAGTATAACCTCAGGCAAGGGTGGTGTAGGTAAGTCCACGTTGGTGGCTAACCTGGGTCAATACTTAGGAAAAAAAGGCCACCGGGTGTTGTTGCTCGACGGAGACTTAGGGATGTCTAACTTGGATATTATGTACAACGTGGCAACGGCCTTTAGCGTTGAGCATGTCATCAGCGGGCGAAAATTTTTGGAAGACATTGTGGTCGAGGTAGCCCCAAATGTTTCGCTCATTCCTGGTGGCAGCGGCGTTTTTGGTTTGAGCGATTTGAATATTATGGAAAAGCGATTGCTGATGGAGCAAGTTAGTCGGCTTGAGCAGCATTTTGATTATATGCTAATCGATACAGCACCAGGAATTGCAGACAGTGTCTTATATTTGAATGCGGCAGCTCAAGAAACGCTGGTGATTATCACTCCGGACCCATCCAGTGTCACTGACGCCTACGCCTTGATCAAAGTCCTGCACCAGCGTTACCGGGAGAATCGATTTTCAATTGTTTGCAACATGGTGCAAGATCAGCAAGAAGCCAATCGGCTGTATCAACGATTTAGCGATGTGGTGAGCCAGTTTTTATGCGTGAGCCTGGATCTCGTAGGATTCGTTCCCTTGGACCAAGAGCTACGACGGGCAACAAAGTCACAACAATTGATTATTGAAAAATCCCCGCAGGCTTCTGCGGCCGTAGCGATTCGAAATGTAGGGGAAAAATTGAGAGTTTTTAAGGATATAGAGCACACAAAGGGTGGGATGCAGTTCTTCTGGGAGCAAATTGTTGGGGTGGCATAG
- the flhB gene encoding flagellar biosynthesis protein FlhB: protein MAESDQGEKTEEATQQRREDFRKRGQVAQTKELGSVLALLGTVGAVWLLGRFFFTQVYEVFFHSFDDFIALAARDNGMLPAMKFALDKSFLMVAPFMGLMWLASFASSILQVGFLQNEEAMQFKLDRLDPIQGLKRIFSLRSLVEGIKAVFKVIIVGFIAYLVIESEVMTLPQLVNYSVPQMFVYLGEVLLKLMGGVGFFMVALAGLDFLFQKWDLEQQMKMTKQEVKEELKSREGDPLIKARIRRVQREMANKRMMEAVPKADVIITNPTHIAVALQYSAEMVAPKVVAMGAGFIAERIKELAREHKVPVIENKPLARTMYKTLKIGQAVPRELYKAVAEVLSYVFKLKRKRK, encoded by the coding sequence ATGGCTGAGTCAGATCAGGGTGAAAAAACAGAAGAAGCGACACAGCAGCGAAGAGAAGATTTTCGCAAGCGTGGCCAAGTGGCTCAGACCAAAGAGCTTGGTAGTGTTTTGGCGCTGCTGGGTACGGTGGGTGCGGTGTGGCTTTTAGGACGCTTCTTTTTTACTCAGGTGTACGAGGTATTTTTTCACAGTTTCGATGATTTCATTGCGCTAGCGGCCAGAGATAACGGGATGCTGCCAGCGATGAAGTTTGCATTGGATAAATCGTTTTTAATGGTGGCTCCATTTATGGGGCTTATGTGGCTGGCAAGTTTTGCATCTTCAATTTTGCAAGTGGGCTTTTTGCAGAACGAAGAGGCTATGCAGTTTAAATTGGACCGATTGGACCCCATTCAGGGGCTGAAGCGGATTTTTAGCCTTCGTTCTTTGGTTGAAGGCATTAAAGCTGTTTTTAAAGTGATAATTGTTGGTTTTATTGCCTATCTTGTTATTGAGTCTGAGGTGATGACTCTTCCTCAGCTGGTCAATTATTCAGTTCCCCAGATGTTTGTCTATCTCGGTGAGGTACTTTTGAAGCTTATGGGCGGCGTGGGCTTTTTTATGGTGGCGCTCGCTGGGTTGGATTTTTTGTTTCAGAAATGGGATCTTGAGCAGCAAATGAAGATGACTAAACAAGAAGTCAAAGAAGAGCTTAAGTCTCGCGAAGGGGATCCATTAATAAAAGCGCGAATTCGTCGTGTACAAAGAGAAATGGCAAACAAACGAATGATGGAAGCGGTTCCTAAGGCAGATGTAATCATCACAAACCCCACGCATATTGCTGTGGCACTTCAGTACTCCGCTGAAATGGTTGCGCCGAAAGTGGTGGCCATGGGAGCGGGTTTTATCGCTGAACGGATTAAAGAATTGGCCAGAGAACACAAAGTTCCTGTGATTGAAAATAAGCCCCTAGCACGAACGATGTATAAAACATTGAAAATTGGCCAGGCTGTGCCTCGAGAGCTGTATAAGGCAGTAGCTGAAGTTCTGTCCTACGTATTTAAACTTAAACGGAAGAGGAAATAG
- a CDS encoding FliA/WhiG family RNA polymerase sigma factor, whose amino-acid sequence MAENSNASTLLKKYKEEPSKLTPQQKDRLIMEYAPLIKFIAQKIAARLPSHIELDDLISSGVIGLMDAIDKYDPTRDNKFKTYAEFRIRGSILDELRAQDWVPRSVRDKAKLLDRTMVQLEADLGRMASDEEVAQRLEMNMEEFYDFVNEVRPVSVLSIDDSTTFSNVDKKSILNILEGCKITNPLNSLNHKSIKGVVTRAIEELPERQRLVLSLYYYEDLNLKEIGRILRVTESRVSQLHAQAVARLRARLLVFIEEQELEAG is encoded by the coding sequence ATGGCAGAAAATTCAAATGCGTCTACTTTGTTGAAAAAGTACAAAGAAGAGCCAAGCAAGCTGACACCACAGCAGAAGGACCGATTAATCATGGAGTACGCTCCCTTGATTAAGTTTATTGCGCAGAAAATTGCTGCTCGATTGCCGTCCCATATTGAACTTGATGACCTTATATCTAGCGGTGTCATCGGTCTAATGGACGCCATCGATAAGTATGATCCTACCCGGGATAATAAATTTAAAACTTATGCAGAGTTTAGGATTCGCGGATCTATCTTGGATGAACTTCGAGCTCAGGATTGGGTACCACGCTCTGTTCGAGATAAGGCAAAGCTTCTAGACAGAACCATGGTCCAGCTTGAGGCCGACCTTGGTCGCATGGCTTCTGATGAAGAAGTGGCCCAGCGCCTTGAAATGAACATGGAAGAATTTTATGACTTCGTCAATGAAGTGCGACCAGTGAGTGTGCTCTCTATTGATGACTCAACGACATTTAGTAACGTCGACAAGAAGTCTATTTTGAACATTCTTGAAGGCTGTAAAATCACAAATCCATTAAATAGCTTAAACCACAAATCTATAAAGGGTGTGGTCACTAGAGCCATCGAAGAATTACCCGAGCGGCAGCGCTTGGTTCTATCACTTTACTACTATGAAGACCTCAACCTAAAAGAAATCGGTCGCATCTTAAGAGTCACAGAAAGTCGTGTGTCGCAATTGCACGCCCAAGCTGTGGCTCGACTGCGAGCGCGTTTGCTGGTCTTTATCGAAGAACAAGAGCTAGAAGCGGGCTAA